The Flavobacterium praedii genome window below encodes:
- a CDS encoding NADH-quinone oxidoreductase subunit D codes for MSELLLPPEHRYAKIIKERHNEDGSELSILNLGPTHPATHGIFQNILLMDGEKILEAEPTIGYIHRAFEKIAENRPFYQITPLTDRMNYCSSPINNMGWWMTLEKLLNIEVPKRAQYLRVIVMELARITDHLICNSILGVDTGAYTGFLYVFQFREKVYEIYEEICGARLTTNMGRIGGFERDWSPKAFELLEVFLKDFPIAWKEFENLFERNRIFIDRTVNVGAITAEKAMAYGFTGPNLRAAGVDYDVRVAHPYSSYEDFDFIVPVGKSGDTYDRFCVRNAEVWESLSIIRQALEKMPKGNEYHAEVPEYYLPPKEDVYHNMESLIYHFKIVMGEVPVPVAEIYHAVEGGNGELGFYLQTDGSRTPYRLHFRRPCFIYYQAYPDMIKGSMLSDAIVILSSLNVIAGELDA; via the coding sequence GCGAGCTTTCCATTCTAAATTTAGGTCCTACACATCCAGCCACGCACGGTATTTTTCAAAATATCTTGTTAATGGATGGTGAAAAAATTCTAGAAGCAGAACCAACCATTGGTTACATTCATAGAGCTTTTGAAAAAATAGCCGAAAATCGTCCTTTTTATCAAATCACACCGCTTACAGATAGGATGAACTATTGTTCTTCTCCCATTAATAATATGGGATGGTGGATGACATTAGAAAAATTATTGAATATTGAAGTTCCAAAAAGAGCCCAATATTTAAGAGTTATAGTTATGGAATTGGCTCGTATTACCGATCACTTGATCTGTAACTCAATTCTAGGAGTAGATACTGGAGCTTATACGGGATTTCTTTATGTTTTTCAATTTAGAGAAAAAGTATATGAAATCTATGAAGAAATTTGTGGAGCTCGCTTGACAACAAATATGGGTAGAATTGGAGGTTTCGAAAGAGACTGGTCACCAAAAGCATTTGAATTATTAGAAGTGTTTTTAAAAGATTTCCCAATTGCTTGGAAAGAATTTGAAAACTTATTCGAAAGAAATAGAATATTTATTGACAGAACTGTAAATGTGGGAGCCATAACTGCAGAGAAAGCGATGGCTTATGGATTTACAGGTCCAAATTTACGTGCTGCAGGTGTTGACTACGATGTACGCGTCGCACACCCATACAGTTCCTATGAAGATTTTGATTTTATAGTTCCTGTTGGCAAATCTGGAGATACTTACGATCGTTTTTGTGTTCGAAATGCAGAAGTTTGGGAAAGTTTAAGTATTATTCGTCAAGCATTAGAAAAAATGCCAAAAGGAAATGAATACCATGCCGAAGTACCAGAATACTACCTTCCTCCAAAAGAAGATGTATATCATAATATGGAATCTTTAATTTACCATTTCAAGATTGTAATGGGTGAAGTTCCAGTTCCAGTAGCCGAAATTTATCATGCCGTAGAAGGTGGTAATGGAGAATTAGGGTTTTATTTACAGACAGATGGAAGTAGAACCCCATATAGATTGCATTTCAGAAGACCTTGCTTTATTTATTATCAAGCCTATCCTGACATGATTAAAGGTTCAATGTTATCTGATGCAATTGTTATTTTATCAAGTTTAAATGTTATTGCTGGAGAATTAGACGCTTAA
- a CDS encoding complex I 24 kDa subunit family protein yields the protein MERTHYKQEINMTSALMSRINELISHYPEDKRKSALLPVLHEVQDAHDNWLSIELQDKVAEILHIKPIEVYEVVTFYTMYNQKPIGKYMFEFCQTSPCCLNGVEDLMDYTCEKLGVPVGEITADGLFEVRGVECLGACGYAPMMQLGDFYKEHLNKEKIDQLIADCKDDKIILHDK from the coding sequence ATGGAAAGAACACATTACAAACAAGAAATAAATATGACCAGCGCCTTGATGTCCCGCATCAATGAACTAATCAGTCATTATCCAGAAGATAAAAGAAAATCAGCTTTACTTCCCGTTTTACACGAAGTTCAAGATGCTCATGACAATTGGTTGAGTATTGAATTACAAGACAAAGTTGCCGAAATTTTACATATCAAACCTATAGAAGTATACGAAGTGGTTACTTTTTACACCATGTATAACCAAAAACCTATTGGTAAATACATGTTTGAATTTTGCCAAACTTCACCTTGCTGCCTAAATGGTGTAGAAGATTTAATGGATTATACCTGTGAAAAACTAGGCGTTCCTGTAGGAGAAATTACAGCTGACGGTCTTTTTGAAGTAAGAGGTGTAGAGTGTTTAGGTGCTTGTGGTTATGCACCGATGATGCAGTTGGGAGATTTTTACAAAGAACATTTGAACAAAGAGAAAATCGACCAGTTAATAGCCGATTGCAAAGACGATAAAATAATATTACACGATAAATAA